The following proteins are co-located in the Halococcus salsus genome:
- a CDS encoding cation diffusion facilitator family transporter has product MSNGSSHASGSSTGGGAGHDDHGHDHSHGHGHGDDASTRTLALVAGINVVGFVAELAGGLLFGSVALLSDAVHMLFDALAYVMAFAASHVATNAETSDRWSFGLHRLEPLSAFVNGALLVPMVVFIVYEAVQRFIDPVGIATGPTLLIAGFGLAVNLGSVLVLEGGEMSLNERGAFYHLLGDAGGSVAVIVSVLAVEYTGVSVIDPITAGLIALVVLWSAGKLLRGSGAIFLHRTPFDSEAVRTAIAEVDGVTGVTDLHAWQVCSQITVATTHVETAVEGVDRESVTRQVHDVLAEAGVDHATVECCPANTHHPHLTAHDH; this is encoded by the coding sequence ACGGGTCGTCACACGCCAGCGGCTCGTCGACCGGCGGCGGGGCCGGACACGATGACCACGGGCACGACCACAGCCACGGACACGGCCACGGCGACGACGCCAGCACTCGAACACTCGCGCTCGTCGCCGGTATCAACGTCGTCGGGTTCGTCGCCGAACTCGCCGGTGGGCTGCTGTTCGGCTCCGTCGCGCTCCTGAGCGACGCGGTCCACATGCTGTTCGACGCGCTCGCGTACGTGATGGCGTTCGCCGCCTCCCACGTCGCCACGAACGCCGAGACGTCCGACCGCTGGTCGTTCGGCCTCCACCGCCTCGAACCCCTCTCGGCGTTCGTCAACGGCGCGCTCCTCGTCCCGATGGTGGTCTTCATCGTCTACGAGGCCGTCCAGCGCTTCATCGACCCCGTCGGCATCGCGACCGGTCCCACGCTCCTCATCGCGGGGTTCGGTCTGGCGGTGAACCTCGGGTCGGTGCTCGTGCTCGAAGGCGGCGAGATGAGCCTCAACGAGCGCGGTGCGTTCTATCACCTCCTGGGCGACGCCGGCGGTTCCGTCGCGGTGATCGTCTCGGTGCTCGCGGTCGAGTACACTGGGGTGAGCGTCATCGACCCCATCACCGCCGGCCTGATCGCGCTCGTGGTGCTCTGGAGCGCCGGCAAACTCCTCCGCGGCAGCGGCGCGATCTTCCTCCACCGGACCCCGTTCGACAGCGAGGCGGTCCGGACGGCGATCGCCGAGGTCGACGGTGTCACCGGCGTGACGGACCTCCACGCCTGGCAGGTCTGCTCGCAGATCACGGTCGCCACGACCCACGTCGAGACCGCGGTGGAGGGCGTCGACCGCGAATCGGTGACCCGGCAGGTCCACGACGTGCTGGCCGAGGCGGGCGTCGACCACGCCACGGTCGAGTGCTGTCCCGCGAACACCCACCACCCCCACCTCACCGCCCACGACCACTGA